The DNA window GTTAGAGACTTGACATCGGTGTCTTCTCCGACCCATTTTTCATCATTTGTTTGCTCGAACATGATATGTCTAATATTTTTCTCCACCTCATCTTTGTTTTGGTCATCACGTTGTTTGACGATAAATAGCCTTACAAAGCCATCATTAGCATCTTCTCGTGGATTCTGTTCAGCATGAATATCTATATCCTTGCCAATACTGTTGGCCAAACGAATTATTCGTCGACCACTGCGATAGTTCATTCTTTTAATTGGTTTTTCCCATCCGGCAGGAATTATGCTTTCGATATTTTCCTTGCCATCAGTATAGATGCGTTGCTTCTGATCACCAAGTAAACCCAATGTGAAAATACTAGCGAAGTTTTTTTGAATTTCAAAGAAAGCATCGACTAGTTCCTTTTTTGTATCTTGGCTTTCGTCAATCAGAAGAATCGGATATTTTTGGGCAATGATTCTTTGTAACAATGGTATGTCCTTAATCATCTGGGCAGAGATTTTAATAACTTCTGCGTGTTTTAATGCATTATATTCTGGATTACTTCCATTGGGATTATATATAAAACGCTCAATGGTCTTTGCTTTTTCGAATCGTTCATTTAGGTCATTAAGTTTTTCTTTATTAGATAGATATGTTTTAGTCGTCTTGTTTTTCGTGTCATTTAACTTCTTCCTTAAAGTTGTCATTTCTTCACTGAGATGTTGACAATATAAAGATCTAATATCCGTTTGATAATGTTTGATAACATCCCAAACAAAACTGTGAATCGTTGAGATGCGGAAAATCGAACTGTAATCCAAACGATTTATTATTTCATCGGTCGCGGCATTAGTATATGTAATGACTGCTACATTTTTGCCCTGTAATAACAAATCTTTTCCAATGCGATCGCGAATTTTTCTCAGTAATAGAACTAAAGAGAACGTCTTTCCAGAGCCAGCCCCAGCAAAAAGAAAGAAGCTTTTGCGAGGAGTTGAAAAAATACATTTCTCTAGCATTTCATCTACTTGCGTATCGATACTATTTCCCATTTTTGTTCTCTTTAGAATCCAAATAAGCCTTTATCCAATCAAGTCCTTCCTGGATATACTTTGGAGGGATTAGATTGTCAATTAATTTGACGTTATATAGCAGAGAAATGGCAAAGTCAGCTTTTGAGAAACCTCCTTTAATTTCCAACTTCTTAAATATTTTTTCTTGAAGTTCTTTAGCGGAATTACTATTCTTCAGTAGATTTGCTACGGTAGTAATTGTTCCCATTTTTTTGAGTCCTTCTGTACGGAATAATTCAAGGTTCGTAAAGATCAATGCGTCCTCAAACGTATAAGGACATATTTCTGTTTCGGTATCATCATCTTTATTCCACTTGACCTTCACTGGAGTTTGGTAGGCAATCCTTACATTATTGATCAATTTCTCTTTATCATCAAGCACTAACAAATCGTCAATCTGCTCCTTTTCTGGAAGCCAATCTAATATTGAAGGATTTCCTGTGTTATATCCACTCCCTTTAGCTGTAATTACAGCCGGATGGGTCTCTTTCCCATCGACTCCTATTTTTGTTTCAGTCGCATCTATATCAGTCACAATTAGAGTCGCGATTCCAAGTCGTTCAATAAGTTTTCGGAACCTATGGGCATGTCGCCCATTCACCTCTATGACTGAAATATAATGCGAGTCCATTCCAACTTTCGATAGGAATCCAGGTACAAGTATTTTTTCAGCGGGACCTTCAACTAATATTGTCGCATCAGAGAAGAATATATCGTAATGAGTCAGACGAATATATCGTGTTACAAATTGTTGCGTTTCCTTATCGGACCCAAATGTACTTGAAAGATTAACTACTTTTGAAATAGGAAGTTTATCGTCAGCATCCATAACTCGTCTGAAATAACGCATACAGTTTAAATCAAGTTCGTTTACAACATGATTTGAATGGGTGCTTAATACAAGTTGTGTACATAGCCAAGGATTATCCTCAATGAGTTTATTGTTGCATAGGGCTTCAAAAGCCTTTTTTACAAATACTTGTTGAGCCTGAGCGTGAAGATGCGCCTCAGGTTCCTCTACAAATACCACATGAATTGGCTCAATTTTCTCATCTTCGCTTAATTCTCTTAACCATCGATCTCGAAAATCTATAAGTTTTAGATAAATCGAGATAAGATTTCTATATCCTAGACCATTATATTTTTCGGGAAGTGTAAGACCTTCCAGTCCGTGTATGGCAAATTGGACTGCTGAATCATGCTTGATGGCTTCTTCTATCTGAATCTTGCTACTTATTCTTATCATTGGATTTTGAAATCCAGGATAATTGATATTCTTCAATTCACCAACAGGATCCTTAAAAGTCCTTCTTAGTTTTTCGTCATATGTCTCATTGGCCTTTGTTATACCTCCAATAAGAACCAGGTCATCCGAAGTTAAATCATCTTCTTCGAGACATCTGCTTTTATAGTATTGTTGGAACTGCCGTGATAACGTATCAATATCATTGTCAGTTTGTCCTTCTGGATCAGAAAAATCGCGTGATGCTAGAATCGTATCAACTCTGATTAGCTTATCTAATGGATTGAATCCAAGTTCATCATCGGGAGTACTCTGAACTCTTTCTTCATCATCTGGATCAAGGGCATAGTCTATGATATAATATTTAACATCAAAGTATTTTCTAAGATTTGCCCCTTTCCCTAAGAAATCACATAAATTTCTTGGATATAATTCCGGAGAGTACGCTTTCGCGTACTCCTCAGTCGACTCTAAAAAATTAGCTTTTATCTTGGCTTTTTTGTAATCGGTGTATAACGTTGTAACATCCTTGGGTACATATTGTCCACGTACTCCTACTACTTTACCGTCCCATGTGCTAAGTGAAGGTATCAGGTGGTTTACACGATACTGTTCTCCATCGTTCACTTGTATCCAAACATCCATTGATGGCACAATGTCATCCCATTTATGAGAGTCTAATAATGCCTCATCAACAGTGTCATTTTCCAACCACTTTTCGCCTATTGCATCAATTAATGCCCAATTAGTGGCTGTAAATTCCTTAAGTGTGAATTTTTCAGTATTTTTAAGGAACCAAACAATAGCACTAATGGCAGAAGTTTTTCCACTGTTATTAGCACCAACAAATACCGTCTCTCTTTCTCCAAAGTCTATATGGCAATTCTTTAATTTACGGAAATTCCGGATATGAACTGATTGTATTCTCATATGTTAGTTCTCCCTTTCTTTAGTCTTCTGGAAGACAATTTTTCCCAGATGGTACGCCCTAATTTAACTTCTTCTGACGAATAACCGTATTTCTCAATGAGTATTTTTTGGTCTGTAAAATCAAGAATTTTGTCAATAGATTCTCCTTTACGAAGCATTGCATCTATCTCATCAAAAATCATATCATTGTCTTCATTATAAGGTAGATATATGGACTCTACCTCGCTGGGCATCAGTTCCAATACGCCACCTCCAAAGTTCCTGCCTACTATTTCGGCATGAGCAAAAGAGAGTGAATTATAGTAGCTCGCTACAAATGCCTTGTGATTAGTGCCTAGCTTAAAGAATACACGATGCATTGTATCTGTGGTATAAGCTTGAGCACTGTTTAATACAAGACGAGGGAATAGATGATTTCTTCGTAGGAACAGAGCGTCTGAGAGTTTAACCGAAGGGATTACAAACCAGTCATCGCGGATGCTGGTCTTGTATCCTTTATTAATCCCATCTGCCTCGCCGGAGGCTATATATTCTTTTGCGCCGTCATGATTAGCAATTTCCTCTTTTGATCTAAACACAAGTAAGTGTGCACGACTACCTTTATTCACATTTTTCTGCCAGTCGTGCGTTGTGAAATCAAGACTTGACACTTGCACGCTTCTTCCGACCATGGGTTTTGCAAAATCATCTAATCCATAGAAATCAACAATCGATTTCGGTACTGTAAAATACTGATTGGCACCTGTCGTAATGCCGACTTCTACAGAAGCATAGTCTCCAATATGGTGTTCCGCATTTGATGACAAATTCTCAATGAAAGAGATTTCCTCTTCTGATAGAAAATAATATGACCACTTATCGGAATCCTTATTGACTGTTTTTTTGTTGAAATGCAGTCCTCCATTAAGCAGGAATTGTAAAGCTGAAATATCCTTGACATCAACATGGTCAATATTATGTCTTCCACTTCCATCTTTTTCACAAAGCAGCAAAACCACTTCTTGTTGAATGTCATCAAATACAAGCTGCTCAAATGAAATGATATTCACTTGGTTAAAGGTCTTGATAAGATGATTTCTAAGTTGCTTGGCATAGGATACTTGTAGTATATCTGCTGGCACAACAAAAGCAATTTTTCCTCGCTCCTTCAACAATAAAGAGCTACCTACTATGAAGGTTACCCAAGCATTTGTCAATTTTGAGTACTTCAATTTAGCCTTCTTAAAAATATCAGCAGCTAAAGATTGCAGCGATTGGTCATAATATTGGTAACGAATAAACGGAGGATTCCCAACCACAAGATCAAAACGTTGATTTGTCGTCAAGCAAAATTCATGAAAATCACGATTTTGAATCTCTGCGTCAGGAAGATCAATCGCCAATGCCTTATTAGCCTCTTCCTCATCTAATTCTATGCCAAGAAATGATGTAAAATCCATATTGAGATTTTGCATCTGCTCAAAGAATACACCATCTCCACAACTGGGTTCCAAAATATCAGGATGCGTCAAGCCTGACATTCCCCATTGTAACAGGAATGCGGCTATCTGCGGAGGTGTATAATATCCCCCTCTCAATTTCTGCTCGGTTGCATTTTCAAATAGTTGCATATATCTCTGATATTTTGGGTATTTGATAATATTCTTCCTCTGTCAGACAGAAGAGCTTTTGAATAAGAACCTCCATTTCATTCTTCTTAATGGAGAAATTTCTTTTCAAGGGTGTAAGGATTCGGTTGTTGTTCCCGGCATTGACAATTCTATCCCCAATTGAGATAAGTTCTTGTTGTAGAGCAGATATGTCATCATGCAATTGTTTATCAACCGGATTGGTAAAATCAATTGACCTAAAAGGTAATTGCTTGAGGACTTTAGTACCTCTTGCAATGAAACCACCCCGAAATATCTCACCATACAAAGATGAGACCCATTCAAGAGGTCTTGATGTGAGTAGTGCTTGGAGGTAATAAATTGAGTATGGAGAGTTCTCCGGCAAACTGATAATACAATATCCTGCGGTCCCTCCAGATGAAACCAAAGTGCCATAAATATCTACGGCATACTTTTCTCCTTGAGAGAGCACTCCTACAATTAGTTTGCATGGCAGTTCGCATGCTTCAAGACTCTGATGCCTTCCGTATCTATGCCATTCATTGTCATTGTCCGGGGTGGGCTTAATGTCACGAGTCTTTCTGTCCAGTTCGTGCTTAAAAGCCATTATGTAGGAATATCCTAAAGGATATTTTTCAGCCAATTCCTCCAGTGATACTATCTGCAACTTCCCATTGCCGTCTTTAATATAGGGGAAAATTACACGAGCATTCGGTCTGAATGAATTATAGGAGCTCAGACCATCCTTGACAGTCTTAAAATAAGGCTTGGTAAGACTCTTTTCTATTTCCCATGTGGAGTTACCTCTCAAAAATGAATAAGTGGTTGCAGTCTCGGCGATAGGCTGAAAAATATAGGTCTTATTAGCACTTGTCTGAATACCGTTAAAGATATTATCGCTTCCAACTGCATCTGACAAGGTATAGCCATCTCTTTGAATCTTTTCAAAAAGTTGGTCGAATTCCATTGGTAATAATGCCCATGTATCAGAACTGATATAATCTGATGAGCGTTCAGTTATGTCATTAACGTCAAGTCTGGTTCTCCAAAGAGAAAGATCACGAACTTCTTCATACTTGAAGTTGGGATTGTTTTCCTTGGTTAAAATCAGCAGACACGTATATGTGGTTTTGCCATTGAATACTTGGTTTGCACCAAAGGAGATGAGTTCTGCGAGATGATGATTTATGGCAATTAAGTCTCTCAGTTTAAGAGCTGCACCTACTTTCATGAATTTGCTAGGTATGATATACCCAAGAGCTCCATCATCTTTTAAGAGTTGAAGCCCACGTTCTATAAACAGGAAGTACTTGTCATACTGTTTATAGGCCGAATTGTATTTTGACGGATATAATGGATGCTCTAATGGAGTAAGATTCTTCATATCCTCCGATGACATATATGGAGGATTCCCAATAACGACATCAAATTTCAATTCTCCGAAATCGTACGTGTTAATAGACTCTCTGAGGTTTGTGTTTTTTACATCATCAGGCCCCAAAAGGCTGTTCCCGAAAAATATATTTTGAGATAAACTTGGCAATATCGGCTTATGACCGGATAAAGAGTTTACATTCTCATCCTCCAGCACCTTAAGCAATAGCCCAAACTTAGTCGCTTCTGTCGCATTGTAATCTTTATCTACTCCAAAAATACAGTTAGTAAGTATTTTAACCTTCATAGAGTAGGGCAAACGAAAACCGTCTATACCAGTGCGGCAGAGTTCTTCCGGATTATTATGAATATAGTAATCCAATGTAACGTCACACAATAATTGGAATAGTTCCAGTAAAAATGCACCAGAACCGCATGCGATATCAGCAAATTTCATCTCGCATAGTTGGCCCAGATTTTTACCTACAGCTCTAGGGAGTACGGCACGCCTAAGTATCTCTTGGATTATATATGTCGGTGTGGTAACAACGTCTCTATCGACATTTTCCGGCTTATCAACTAGCGCCAACGAACCATCGACATCTGCAATCCGTTTAGAGAGGAATATTTCATAAATCCGACCAAGAATATCTGATGACAAAACGGCAAAAGAATATGGAGTTTCAGGATAATACAACTGCCTTACAATATCCCAGAAAGTCGAAGATATATTGCCGATTAATTGTGGTGCCAGAAACTCATCAAAGAGACCGGAATTATACTTTAGGTCGGCCTTATGGAATAAAGATACTAATTCAGTAGCATCTCCTTTTTCTGCAATATACAGTAATTCTTGATAAGTCTCAATGTTGCGATCCTCACATACACGTAGAAATAGGAGTTTATTAATATAGCTTTGCACGATGTCCGATAATTGGTCGAGCGGCATCTCTGGACTCTCTCGATGTATTTCATTCGCTAACGCAAGTCTCCAATTATTTATCTGCTCAAGAAATAACTTATCTATTGGCTTGTAATCGATATTGCGTTCAATATGCGCCCAGTTCTTATCAAAATCACCATTATATACACTGTCCTGACTCAGCAAGGAAGAAATCTCATCAAATTTTTCCGCATATTCAGTATAATGATAGCTCTTGATGAGACACTTTTTTCTACTATCGTCACCATTTACAGGTATGGTTGTATCGTAGATGTACAAATACTCAAAATTAGAAAGCACAGAAATATTAAGTCCTGCAGTATAACCATATCTGCGCACTTGTCTGGCTGGACCATCTTCCACCTCAATTTTGACATGCGGTTTCTTGGCTTCCAAAAAGAATTTTCTTTCTGAAAACAGTCTAAAAGTGTAATCTGGTTTCTTAGTATTAGTATGGGCATTAGCTTTTAAGGGTTCTTCCAAAAGAACCTCCCTCTCATTAGTGCTCTTACCCTGAACGTTTTTAATATCCCAACCCAACAATTCAAACAGAGGGTCGAGGAAATCGCTCCGTAATAAGGTTTCGTTATATCGTTCTGATTTGTAATAGTCAAAATCTTGTCGAAATCTTGATACCAGATCAGCAACTTTTATTTTCTTTTCCATATTCAGCTATACTTTCTGAAACAATAGATAAAACATCATTTGCTGATGACTCACCAGCAATTACATCGTACACTTTGTCAGCTAACCATAATTGTCGTAACTCGTTTTCATCTATATCATAGTATTTAGCCAATATGGGTATATGTTCTTCTTTTGCAAATCTTTCTCCTCGCTCAATGCGGCTATACATAGGTGTATCTATGTCGAGCAGTGCCGCTATCTGTCTTTGTAGATAGTGATTCTCTTCTCTCAACGACTTTAATTTCTGTGCGAAATACATTGTTGTCAAATTTTGATTTGTCAATTTATGACAAAATTAATGATTATTTTTGATGCAACCAAATTTCCTCAACATTTTCTGTCAAGTAGAAGCTGATGGAAGGTATAAGAAAGTGCCATCGGCAACTGCGTTGGCTGTCGATGGCATTGAATGGGGATTGTTGTCACATGTGGAAGCCGCCGTTGAGGTGCTTGCCTCGGCGTTTGGCTCGCCATGCATCAAGGGCTTGCTTAGGCGTAAGCTCCGGATGTCTCGCCTTGAACTCAGAGAATGTCTCAGTATCGCCTCCGGATACTGAACAGCATCCACCTTCGGGAGCGGACGGTTGCTGAGTATGGCTAAGAGATGGGGCAAAGGAAGAAGTTGAAGTCTGCTTAGGCTCGTCTGGATTTGATGAAAATACTTTGGGTACTTTGACTTCCGGTACGAATTTCAAATAGACGGTAGAGTATTCTCCCTTACATCCATCGACGCGGATTGCTTTGCCTGTAACGTAGTCATTAATCTGCTGTCTAGAAAATTTCACTCCTCGGAAATTGGTTATCGGGACAATGGAGCCGTCGGCATACATCCATTTTGAGTCGGGATGCAATGGGCGATTCTCTGAAAGATGCTTTCGAATATTACTGTAACTGAAACGCCGGTCAATCTTCGATGCAGAAAACCGTTTCCCTTTTCGGGTGTACCACAGGCCTTGCACCTCATTGGTGCCACGCCTGTATTTGTACTCTATACCGACACCTGACGCTTTGAGTTTAGCCTTGAATTTGTCAAAATCGCAGATGCTACGATCTTTCCATGCGTCATTTACTGCATTGAAAATCTCATATCTGATTTTCTCGACACCACGAAGTTGGTCCACATTCGTATGCTGCTTACCGTCGGAAATATGCAGTCCATACTCCTCAGTCAAGGAACGACAAGCGTCTTTATTGCGACTATAGTCATTACTGTCGGAGATAGTCTCCCCGAAATTATTAATTCGGCTATACACCAAGTGGCAGTGCGGATAATCCTTGTCGAAATGCCTGACCAATATATAAGGAGTGTCTTTTATGTCCATTCTCTCCATATATTTTCCAGCGATTTCAACCATCATTTCCTCTGTCACCTTGTCCTTATCCAAGGCGTGAAAGTTGAGAGAAATGTGTCCGACCGGGTCTTTGACATTCGGGTTCATAGATATGTTATCCTGTAAAGAGGCGGTGATTTCCGCTCGCCCACCTGACAGAAATACATCTTTAGAGTCGATGATTTTCCATTCATCACAGGGCGAACCATCCGGTTTGTCCTTCTTCTTTCGGGTGACATAATCAATGCAACCTCCGGCACTTCCGCCGTTGCTTATCTTGCCCATCATATGCTGTCGGGAGTATTACGATAGGTTTTGATAAGCGACAAAATAAAGTCCCGGCATTCGTATATGTCCCGAAAAAGTTGGACAAGGTTCTCATTTGTTGAACCTCTGTTTAGAATAGATGAACAGAATTTGGCGATGCGATTGAGATTCTCGGCTATGCCCTGAAGATCTCTTATCGCCTTTACGTCTTTGGGTTTTAGACGCTCCGTCACCGTACAATGGATTGATGCCTGACGGATATATTCCGAACGGTTCAATCCAGCAACAATTGCCTTGTTCATCATTATCTCATATTTGTCGAGGTCGTATTTCACCGGAACAACGATTGACTTTCGTTCCTCGGCGGGTAGTTTGGGTCGACCTTTGGAAGGTCGGGAATTGTATCTTCTCATAATAGCAGTGTGTTTAGAAGTCTGTGACCATCGGGAGCGGTTGGGCGAGTCGTTTTCGGATTACATGTAATACGAAAACATAAACTCGCTCCAACCCCAACCGAACACTGACGATAGTTTCGAGCTGCGCGAAACTAAGCCCGCTTTTAATGGTCGTGATTAATCATGTTTAGACAGTTGCAATCAAGCAATCAGAGTTTGCGCCAGATTTCGTGGTCGGCGGCGTAGTCGTCCATGTGGCGAAGAAGCACCGAGTCGATGAAGCCGGAGATGGTGGTGTCGATGCCTCCGAGTCGACGAACCATCAACGCGATGCGGTTGTATAGTTCCTTGCTGATGCTTGTCTGCTTGCGCTGTTCAAGTATCTTCGGAGCGAGGTAAGCTGACTTGTATTCCTCGTACTCCAATTTGCGCTGTCTGATGCCGATGCGCTGTTGTTTCGGCTCGATTGCCGACAGTGGTGCAACTGTTGTGTCGTCCTCGGTGGTTTCGGTGTCCGCATTGTTGACAGCGGTGTCACTGATGACTTCGACACTGTTATTGAAGATGTTTTCAGTCATTTCGGACGACTGAGTTTCTGTAAAATTCTTTTTATTACTCATAATTGTAAATTTTGATTGTTTGTAAAACTTGTTGTCAGATACTCATTCAGGTCATTGAAACCTGAGTAGAGTGTGGAGCGGTCAATCACTTTTGTACCGAATCGTTTTGTCAACTGACCCAATGCTATTTTACCTGCAACATCGTTGTCAAGATAGCAATGGATAGCTTTGTAATCACGCAGATGGGGGATTGCCTTGTTGACATTACTGACCGAATTGAGAATGATTGCATCCGTTCCGATGATTCCGAGTTTCAGTGCCGACAGATAGTCAATAAATCCTTCAAACACTGCACATTCCGCTGACGGGCCATCGCGTATGCGCCGTATGGAGATGTCTTTCGGCGATATGCAACCTTTGAAATATCGGTTGCGTACCTCATAGCCATCTGACTCGTTGGCAAAGGCAACAGAATAATATTGTTTGCCTCGACAACAGTAATGAATCTGTTGGCAATGAGCCTTTGAAATCTTCGTTGGAATGCCACGCTCTTGTAGGTAAGCGACAAGTGCGTGACTCTCCAACGGCACAACTCGAATGTCCTCAAAACTCGGGGCAGAGTGTCGTGGAGCAAAAGGGGAGCGACTGTCTGCATCGATGGCATAGGGCAACTGTCGGCGATGCAATGAATGAGATAGCGCATATCGGTTGACTGATATATCTCGGCTGCAAGGTCTACGATATTGCCTCCTTTACCGATACCGAAGTCATACCAGCAGTTGAGCGTAGTCTCCACCTTGAACGATGGCGTATGCTCCTGTCTTAGCGGTGACTTATACCAGAGTTTGTCCCCACTCCGTCTGACCGGCTCATGCCCGAGTCGGGACATGAAAGTGGCTAAAGGGATAGTTTTTATCTCTTTAAACATGGTGGTAAAAATGTTAGGGGTAGCAGTTCAGGTTCAGCGCACATATATACACACCGTACCGAACTAAACTCGATTAGTAGTAGAAGTCGCGGTTGAACTGATAGGCTCCGTTCTCTTTGACGATCATCCGCTTGTTCATCAGGAAGGTCTTCAGTTTGGTGACCTTGCCGTCGCCATACGGATAGCCGCAAGATGCGTATGCCGCCTTGATTTTATCCTCGCAGTTCTGACACCCTTTGATGGCTCCGTCGGCGAAGGCGAGTTC is part of the Duncaniella dubosii genome and encodes:
- a CDS encoding CHC2 zinc finger domain-containing protein translates to MFKEIKTIPLATFMSRLGHEPVRRSGDKLWYKSPLRQEHTPSFKVETTLNCWYDFGIGKGGNIVDLAAEIYQSTDMRYLIHCIADSCPMPSMQTVAPLLLHDTLPRVLRTFELCRWRVTHLSLTYKSVAFQRRFQRLIANRFITVVEANNIILLPLPTSQMAMRYATDISKVAYRRKTSPYGAYAMARQRNVQCLKDLLTICRH